The following proteins are co-located in the Heteronotia binoei isolate CCM8104 ecotype False Entrance Well chromosome 8, APGP_CSIRO_Hbin_v1, whole genome shotgun sequence genome:
- the EMP1 gene encoding epithelial membrane protein 1 translates to MLVLLAGIFIIHTATVIMLFVSTIANVWMVSGNFTSGLWQQCKGNHCGDVFFPEDDQPALKTVQAFMILAIIFSFISLVMFMVQLFTMEKGKRFYITGGCLLVCWLCICIAVSIYTARFPQYFKPADKFHHGYSFILAWICFCFSFIIGVLYLVLRKK, encoded by the exons ATGTTGGTGCTACTGGCTGGCATTTTCATTATCCACACTGCCACGGTGATCATGCTGTTTGTCTCCACCATTGCTAAT GTCTGGATGGTAAGCGGCAACTTCACATCAGGACTCTGGCAGCAATGTAAAGGAAACCACTGTGGGGATGTTTTCTTCCCAGAAGATGACCAAC CTGCCCTCAAGACAGTCCAAGCCTTCATGATCCTggccatcatcttctccttcatcTCCCTGGTCATGTTCATGGTGCAGCTCTTCACTATGGAGAAAGGGAAACGCTTCTACATCACTGGAGGCTGCCTGCTGGTTTGCT GGCTATGCATTTGTATTGCTGTCTCCATCTACACAGCCCGATTCCCACAATACTTTAAGCCGGCAGACAAGTTTCACCATGGCTACTCTTTCATACTGGCTTGGATCTGTTTTTGCTTCAGCTTCATCATTGGTGTTCTGTACCTTGTGCTCAGAAAGAAATGA